In the genome of Amphiura filiformis chromosome 4, Afil_fr2py, whole genome shotgun sequence, one region contains:
- the LOC140150420 gene encoding retinol dehydrogenase 8-like has translation MAAQIVVITGCSKGIGQVNNAGLANADWWQNPAMDAFYDVMDVNYFGCVRMTKAIAPIMKAQRSGKILQISSVVGFKAVPLLQQYISSKFALEGFSESIAPPLRKFNVWVSVIEPGTVVTPMLQLFGNDIVRAQQAVIDSWTNCPEEEATITKKMVTQNPDVVLGTEMQSIDDIAKLVEDVILTSKPDFRYQTSETVKEFARQRFVDPSGNEIMNSWLKQ, from the exons ATGGCAGCTCAAATAGTGGTCATTACTGGGTGCTCAAAAGGGATTGGTCAAG TAAATAATGCAGGATTAGCAAATGCAGATTGGTGGCAAAATCCAGCGATGGACGCTTTCTATGACGTTATGGATGTTAACTACTTTGGATGTGTCAGAATGACAAAAGCTATAGCCCCAATCATGAAAGCTCAACGCAGTGGCAAAATTCTTCAGATATCAAGTGTTGTTGGATTTAAAG CTGTACCACTTCTTCAGCAATATATATCTTCAAAGTTTGCTTTGGAAGGATTCAGTGAATCAATAGCTCCACCATTGCGAAAATTCAACGTATG GGTGTCCGTGATCGAACCAGGAACTGTGGTCACACCTATGCTGCAGCTTTTCGGCAATGACATTGTTCGCGCGCAGCAGGCGGTAATTGACAGCTGGACCAATTGCCCAGAAGAGGAAGCTACTATTACCAAGAAGATGGTGACACAAAACCCGGATGTTGTACTTGGTACCGAGATGCAAAGTATTGACGACATCGCGAAGCTGGTAGAAGATGTTATATTGACCTCCAAACCAGATTTTCGTTATCAAACATCAGAAACAGTGAAAGAATTTGCACGACAGAGATTCGTTGATCCGTCGGGGAATGAGATCATGAACAGTTGGTTAAAGCAGTAA